The proteins below are encoded in one region of Salvelinus fontinalis isolate EN_2023a chromosome 10, ASM2944872v1, whole genome shotgun sequence:
- the LOC129864214 gene encoding nectin-4-like, with the protein MSVCALKGSSVDLRCPIPSLTQVTEMVWYNEWSNGKTYDLRRDPNYEGRVEYHGTTEKDCILRITDLRQRDITTYYFRYKTNQYSEWKYSYGFPLSLTDLKVERIYDNKLTCKTTCTLTGNPTYIWYKNGQHLDESTSPQYKDPVSSNYVDSFSCAVKGHEDLRSPAVCAQGHNCWRVTYTKRRICVLKGSKVDISCSYTHPTSYIEQGSFWFTQKHPVDLSSYPEYAGRVEYNRNTENHHTMTITHLTEKDSAEYKFRLTTTDEGRFSGLPGVMLTVTGNNILLEMDPTSVSEGERVTLRCRTKCTVGLNPNYIWYKNGQYIEQRTSSMYSKYVYSEDEGSYSCAVKGHEDLHSPAVYGPRNTSVSVSPSGEIVEGSSVTLTCSSDANPPVDKYTWYKKNVASPKASGQSYSITNIISEDRGEYYCEAQNGRGSMNSTALMIIVAGKQTSVVTAAVGIIVVVLVLILCLSGLMWSRKKVSTSTSNTRDTAEDGQGDSSPVYDNISVMAMTPTAAQTAATDDQDDVHYASVYFSRSKNQEVPLYSTVQLNQPQKHDQDVQYAAVKFNLPSSATQPAAAQAAEVDPSEIYSTVNKPRTKKT; encoded by the exons ATGAGTGTCTGTGCCTTAAAGGGGTCATCAGTGGACCTGCGCTGTCCTATTCCCAGTTTGACCCAAGTCACAGAGATGGTCTGGTATAACGAATGGTCGAATGGTAAGACTTATGATCTGAGAAGGGACCCTAATTATGAAGGTCGTGTGGAGTACCATGGAACTACAGAGAAGGACTGCATCCTGAGAATCACagacctgagacagagagacataacaACATATTACTTCAGATATAAAACAAACCAGTATTCAGAATGGAAATATTCATATGGATTCCCTCTCAGTCTCACAG ATCTAAAGGTGGAGAGGATATATGACAACAAACTGACATGTAaaaccacctgtactctgactggTAACCCCACATACATCTGGTACAAGAATGGACAACATCTAGATGAGAGCACCTCCCCCCAGTACAAAGACCCAGTCTCCAGTAACTATGTAGACAGCTTCTCCTGTGCTGTAAAAGGCCATGAGGATCTCCGCTCTCCTGCAGTGT GTGCTCAGGGTCACAACTGCTGGAGAGTGACTTACACCAAGAGGAGAATCTGTGTCTTGAAGGGCTCCAAAGTGGACATATCCTGCTCTTACACTCATCCCACTAGTTACATAGAACAAGGTTCATTCTGGTTTACACAGAAACACCCTGTAGATCTCAGTTCATATCCAGAGTATGCAGGTCGTGTGGAGTACAATAGAAACACAGAGAACCACCACACCATGACAATAACACACCTGACAGAGAAGGACTCTGCTGAATACAAATTCAGATTAACAACAACAGATGAGGGGAGATTTTCTGGCCTTCCTGGTGTGATGTTGACTGTCACAGGTAATA ATATCCTGTTGGAGATGGATCCTACGTCTGTGTCAGAAGGGGAGAGAGTCACACTGAGATGTAGAACCAAATGTACAGTCGGTCTCAACCCCAActacatctggtacaagaacggaCAATATATAGAGCAGAGGACTTCCTCTATGTACTCTAAATATGTCTACAGTGAGGATGAAGGCAGCTACTCCTGTGCTGTAAAAGGCCATGAGGATCTCCactctcctgcagtgt ATGGTCCAAGGAacacctcagtgtcagtcagtccctctggtgaaatagtggagggcagttcagtgactctgacctgcagcagtgatgccaacccacctgtggacaaatacacctggtacaagaaGAATGTAGCCTCACCAAAAGCATCAGGACAGAGTTACAGCATCACTAACATCATctctgaggacagaggagaatatTACTGTGAGGCCCAGAATGGAAGAGGATCTATGAACTCTACAGCTCTGATGATCATTGTAGCAG GGAAACAAACATCAGTTGTGACTGCAGCTGTAGGAATCATAGTGGTTGTTCTGGTtctcatcctctgtctctctggactCATGTGGTCCAG GAAGAAGGTCTCCACATCCACCTCCAACACAAGAGACACAGCAGAAGATGGACAG ggAGACTCTAGTCCAGTGTATGACAACATCTCAGTCATGGCCATGACCCCTACTGCAGCACAGACAGCAGCCACAGACGACCAGGATGATGTTCACTACGCCAGCGTCTACTTCTCTCGCTCCAAAAACCAGGAAGTGCCTCTGTACTCCACCGTCCAGCTGAATCAACCACAGAAACATGACCAAGATGTCCAATACGCTGCTGTGAAATTCAACCTCCCCAGTTCTGCCACCCA acCAGCAGCAGCACAAGCAGCTGAGGTGGATCCCTCTGAGATCTACAGTACagtcaacaaacccagaaccaagaagacttga